One window from the genome of Salvelinus sp. IW2-2015 linkage group LG30, ASM291031v2, whole genome shotgun sequence encodes:
- the LOC111955271 gene encoding thioredoxin-like protein 4A — protein sequence MSYMLPHLHNGWQVDQAILSEEDRALVIRFGHDWDPTCMKMDEVLYSIAEKVKNFAVIYLVDITXVPDFNKMYELYDPCTVMFFFRNKHIMIDLGTGNNNKINWTMEDKQEMIDIVETVYRGARKGRGLVVSPKDYSTKYRY from the exons ATGTCGTACATGCTACCCCATCTCCACAACGGCTGGCAGGTCGACCAAGCCATTCTATCCGAGGAGGACAGAGCCCTGGTCATTAGGTTTGGACACGATTGGGACCCAACATGTATGAAAATGGACGAAGTATTGTACAGTATAGCTGAAAAG GTGAAGAACTTTGCAGTCATCTATTTGGTGGACATCACAGKGGTGCCGGACTTCAACAAGATGTACGAGTTGTATGATCCTTGCACCGTCATGTTCTTCTTCAG GAACAAGCACATCATGATAGATCTGGGGACAGgtaacaacaacaagatcaactgGACCATGGAGGACAAGCAGGAGATGATTGACATTGTGGAGACCGTTTACCGAGGGGCGAGAAAAGGACGAGGTCTGGTCGTATCTCCTAAGGACTACTCCACAAAATACAGATACTGA